A region from the Deinococcus terrestris genome encodes:
- the dnaK gene encoding molecular chaperone DnaK, producing the protein MPKAVGIDLGTTNSVIAVMEGGRPEVIVNAEGARTTPSVVAYKGDERLVGQIARRQAALNPKATLFEVKRFIGRRWDEIREEAGRAPFVVKEGPGGSVRIEVNGQDLAPEQVSAEVLRKLVQDASAKLGEKIRDVVITVPAYFDNSQREATKQAGEIAGLNVLRVINEPTAAALAYGLERKGNETVLVFDLGGGTFDVTILELGDGVFEVKSTSGDTHLGGADFDQRLVGWLAGEFQKEHNFDLRKDPQALQRLIEAAEKAKIELSNASETTISLPFITFDPETRTPLHLERSLTRAKFEELTADLLRRVRHPVEQALSDAKLSASQIDEVILVGGSTRIPAVKRIVQDIIGKTPNESVNPDEAVALGAAVQAGIIQGDSSLGDIVLVDVTPLTMGVEVKGGMIAPMITRNTTVPAKKTEIYTTAENNQPGVEINVLQGERPMAADNKSLGRFKLEGIPPMPAGRPQIEVTFDIDANGILHVTAKEKTSGKEASIRIENTTTLDKSDVEKMVREAEQNAEADRQRREKVEKRNNLDSLRVQAMTQLDENAGAAQDAKDRLKAAADEAEEAVRLDDDSRIESAQKRLEEELRTFMTAAQQGGQGQDGAAQSQAQKQDDDVIDADFKPAD; encoded by the coding sequence ATGCCTAAAGCTGTCGGAATCGACCTCGGTACCACCAACTCTGTGATCGCCGTGATGGAAGGCGGACGCCCCGAGGTCATCGTGAACGCCGAAGGCGCCCGCACCACCCCCTCGGTCGTGGCCTACAAGGGCGACGAGCGCCTCGTCGGGCAGATCGCCCGCCGTCAGGCCGCGCTGAACCCCAAGGCCACCCTCTTCGAGGTCAAGCGCTTTATCGGCCGCCGCTGGGACGAGATCCGCGAGGAAGCGGGCCGCGCTCCCTTCGTGGTCAAGGAAGGCCCCGGCGGGTCGGTGCGGATCGAAGTCAACGGCCAGGACCTCGCTCCCGAACAGGTCAGCGCGGAGGTACTGCGCAAGCTCGTGCAGGACGCCTCGGCCAAGCTCGGCGAGAAGATTCGCGACGTGGTCATCACCGTGCCCGCGTACTTCGACAATTCGCAGCGTGAAGCCACCAAGCAGGCGGGCGAGATCGCGGGCCTGAACGTGCTGCGCGTGATCAACGAGCCCACCGCCGCCGCGCTCGCCTACGGCCTGGAGCGCAAGGGCAACGAGACGGTCCTGGTGTTCGACCTCGGGGGCGGCACCTTCGACGTGACCATTCTCGAACTCGGCGACGGTGTCTTCGAGGTGAAGTCCACCTCCGGCGACACGCACCTCGGCGGCGCGGACTTCGACCAGCGCCTCGTGGGATGGCTCGCGGGCGAGTTCCAGAAAGAGCACAACTTCGACCTGCGCAAGGACCCCCAGGCCCTCCAGCGCCTGATCGAGGCGGCGGAAAAGGCCAAAATCGAGCTGTCGAACGCCTCCGAAACCACCATCAGCCTGCCCTTCATCACCTTCGACCCTGAGACGCGCACCCCGCTGCACCTGGAGCGCAGCCTGACGCGGGCCAAGTTCGAGGAGCTGACCGCCGACCTGCTGCGCCGCGTGCGGCACCCGGTCGAGCAGGCCCTCTCGGACGCGAAGCTCAGTGCCTCGCAGATTGACGAAGTGATTCTGGTGGGCGGCTCGACCCGCATCCCGGCCGTCAAGCGCATCGTGCAGGACATCATCGGCAAGACGCCCAACGAGTCGGTCAACCCCGACGAGGCCGTGGCGCTGGGCGCAGCGGTGCAGGCGGGCATCATTCAGGGCGACTCCAGCCTCGGCGACATCGTGCTGGTGGACGTGACCCCGCTGACGATGGGCGTGGAGGTCAAGGGCGGCATGATCGCCCCGATGATCACCCGCAACACCACGGTCCCCGCCAAGAAGACCGAGATCTACACCACCGCTGAGAACAACCAGCCCGGCGTGGAGATCAACGTGCTGCAGGGCGAGCGCCCGATGGCCGCCGACAACAAGTCTCTCGGCCGCTTCAAGCTCGAAGGGATTCCGCCCATGCCCGCAGGCCGCCCGCAGATTGAGGTGACCTTCGACATCGACGCGAACGGCATCCTGCACGTGACGGCCAAGGAAAAGACCAGCGGCAAGGAAGCCTCCATCCGCATCGAGAACACCACCACCCTCGACAAGAGCGACGTGGAGAAGATGGTGCGCGAGGCCGAGCAGAACGCCGAGGCCGACCGCCAGCGCCGCGAGAAGGTCGAGAAGCGCAACAACCTCGACTCGCTGCGGGTGCAGGCCATGACGCAACTCGACGAGAACGCCGGGGCAGCGCAGGACGCCAAGGACCGCCTGAAGGCCGCCGCCGACGAGGCCGAGGAAGCCGTGCGCCTGGACGACGACAGCCGCATCGAGAGCGCCCAGAAGCGGCTTGAGGAGGAACTCCGCACCTTCATGACCGCCGCGCAGCAGGGCGGGCAGGGTCAGGACGGCGCCGCCCAGAGCCAGGCCCAGAAACAGGACGACGACGTGATCGACGCGGACTTCAAGCCCGCTGACTGA
- a CDS encoding nucleotide exchange factor GrpE — protein sequence MTQDDQNQTTPQAEQTTQDRKKTVDADTGTEIDTDLPTAETDNLEEDLDAAGFPGMDEGMFAQVQEMMGKLARADELEKENAELKNRLGRLAADFESYRRRTQEDVDAAQGQGVAKAAEALMPVYDDLDRALSMGTGDPAKLIPGMQAVQNKVLLVFSGLGLEVTGREGEVFDPRWHEAIQVVPADEDDVIVQVYQLGFRMGDRSVRPARVVVGKKQ from the coding sequence ATGACCCAGGACGACCAGAACCAGACCACGCCGCAGGCCGAGCAGACTACCCAGGACCGCAAGAAGACCGTGGACGCCGACACCGGCACCGAGATTGACACCGACCTCCCCACCGCCGAGACGGACAACCTTGAAGAAGACCTTGACGCCGCCGGATTCCCCGGCATGGACGAGGGCATGTTCGCCCAGGTGCAGGAGATGATGGGCAAGCTCGCACGGGCCGACGAGCTGGAAAAGGAGAACGCCGAGCTGAAGAACCGGCTGGGGCGCCTCGCCGCCGACTTCGAGAGCTACCGCCGCCGCACCCAGGAGGACGTGGACGCGGCGCAGGGGCAGGGGGTGGCGAAGGCTGCCGAGGCCCTGATGCCCGTGTATGACGACCTTGACCGGGCGCTGAGCATGGGCACGGGCGACCCCGCCAAGCTGATTCCCGGCATGCAGGCTGTCCAGAACAAGGTGCTGCTGGTCTTCAGCGGGCTGGGCCTGGAAGTCACCGGGCGCGAGGGCGAGGTCTTCGATCCCCGCTGGCACGAGGCGATTCAGGTCGTCCCTGCCGACGAGGACGACGTGATCGTGCAGGTTTACCAGCTCGGCTTCCGCATGGGCGACCGCTCGGTGCGGCCCGCGCGGGTGGTGGTGGGGAAGAAACAGTGA
- a CDS encoding DnaJ C-terminal domain-containing protein, with amino-acid sequence MAYQDYYNVLGVTRGASDADIKSAYRKLAKAYHPDKNQGDEKAADKFKEIGEAYAVLSDPEKRKLYDQFGHTGQVPPGYGDAGNFQGGDFAGFDPSQFSDFFQGLFGMGGRRGGGFQGGTGGFPGGGQVNLDDLLGGIGGTQGRRFVQNVEGELQVTLQEAFTGSDEVINVDGKRLALRVPAGTRDGSRLRLAGQAPGGGDVLLTIRVLEDARFDLEGDDLITTVDVPAPVAALGGSVTVPTLGGNVTLTVPPGSTGGRRMRLRGQGWPRRDGTRGDLYARLNLTVPRDLTDEERELYRKLRDLRP; translated from the coding sequence ATGGCATACCAGGATTACTACAACGTCCTCGGCGTCACGCGCGGCGCCTCGGACGCGGACATCAAGAGCGCGTACCGCAAGCTCGCAAAGGCTTACCACCCCGACAAGAATCAGGGCGACGAGAAGGCCGCCGACAAGTTCAAGGAAATCGGGGAGGCGTACGCGGTCCTCTCCGACCCGGAGAAGCGCAAGCTCTACGACCAGTTCGGCCACACCGGGCAGGTGCCGCCGGGCTACGGCGACGCGGGCAACTTTCAGGGCGGCGACTTCGCGGGCTTTGATCCCTCGCAGTTCAGCGACTTCTTCCAGGGCCTGTTCGGCATGGGAGGGCGGCGGGGCGGCGGCTTCCAGGGGGGCACGGGGGGCTTTCCGGGCGGCGGGCAGGTCAACCTCGACGACCTGCTGGGCGGCATCGGCGGCACCCAGGGGCGGAGATTCGTGCAGAACGTGGAGGGCGAGTTGCAGGTCACCCTGCAGGAAGCCTTCACCGGGTCCGACGAGGTCATCAACGTGGACGGCAAACGCCTCGCCCTGCGCGTGCCCGCCGGAACGCGCGACGGCTCCCGGCTGCGGCTGGCGGGACAGGCGCCGGGGGGCGGCGACGTACTGCTCACCATCCGGGTACTGGAAGACGCCCGCTTCGACCTGGAAGGCGACGACCTGATCACCACAGTGGACGTGCCCGCTCCCGTCGCGGCGTTGGGCGGCTCCGTCACCGTGCCCACCCTGGGAGGCAACGTGACCCTCACCGTCCCGCCCGGCAGCACCGGGGGCCGCCGCATGCGCCTGCGTGGGCAGGGCTGGCCGAGGCGGGACGGCACGCGGGGCGATCTCTATGCCCGGCTGAACCTGACGGTGCCGCGCGACCTCACCGACGAGGAACGGGAGCTGTACCGCAAGCTGCGTGACCTGCGTCCGTGA
- a CDS encoding CBS domain-containing protein, which translates to MPTLREIMTSSPVTVDPQATLKEVATLMLEQDIGAVLVMDGDHPSGIITDRDIVIRAVAYGHDYGTAVTDYTTGSVFTMEADTDVQEAAREMADRQLRRLPVTDGGKVVGMVSLGDLAVRTGGDADETALQGVSQPSADPQ; encoded by the coding sequence ATGCCTACCCTTCGCGAGATCATGACGTCCAGCCCCGTGACCGTGGACCCCCAGGCCACCCTCAAGGAAGTCGCCACCCTGATGCTCGAACAGGACATCGGGGCCGTGCTGGTGATGGATGGGGACCACCCCAGCGGGATCATCACCGACCGCGACATCGTGATTCGGGCCGTCGCCTACGGTCACGACTACGGCACCGCCGTGACCGACTACACCACCGGCAGCGTCTTCACGATGGAGGCCGACACCGACGTGCAGGAGGCCGCCCGCGAGATGGCCGACCGCCAGCTTCGCCGCCTGCCCGTCACGGACGGCGGCAAGGTCGTGGGGATGGTCAGCCTCGGGGACCTCGCCGTCCGTACCGGTGGGGACGCTGACGAGACCGCCCTGCAAGGAGTCAGCCAGCCCAGCGCCGATCCCCAGTAA
- a CDS encoding S8 family peptidase: MTKTKATLLLGAALTLGSASLAEAGTLSPTLLQRAQRGDQTPTGVIVRFKFSNTDRGRALFKSSRQQLQARLAQLGPAAGFINQAVNSGRVTQLWLDQSIFLPLTPVQARALAALPFVDAVFENFKVQIPRAAALSAASAPTGTPWHLQSIGAPQAWASGFRGQNIRVGHLDSGIDPNHPEYAGRIAAFAEFNAEGDRIGSTPRDTTNHGTHTAGLIAGKTVGVAPEARLISALVLPNNEGTFAQVIAGMQYVLDPDNNADTNDGAQVVNMSLGIPGTYDEFIVPVQNMLKAGVAPVFAIGNFGPTAGSTGSPGNIPDAIGVGAVDQNGQVASFSSRGPVAWQGQINGVFVKPDIAAPGVAITSSFPNGQYGALSGSSQASPIAAGAVALMLSAKPGTGVDAIKNALYTSASNAGSKNNNVGYGLISVPGALGKLGVTAGTPAPAPTPAPTPAPTPAPTPTPTPAPTPAPTPAPTPAPTPTPAPTPAPAPANPTGPAGFDLCAVEGGFCDFKGQREAAFGTAGRYLTGIGTDGFNCTVAEWGSDPAPGVRKGCFIKPVAAQPAPAPAPAPTPAPTPTPPAGSTKPRVLLVDDDMGQGADVTAALRDAIRANAAAGGAFVWNTQTQGAVPLSEMQRVDVVLWATGEQYQNTLTAQDQNTLRQYLAGGGRLLVTGQDVGYDIGGSAFYTGTLKTRFVADSSGNPRFVTRGAFGNTAFTLNAAGSAGNQYYPDVIADLSGSQVVASWGSANATAGTITAQSIRVDPNTTRAGQKVQDPRGLVERLAANLIGGLLNQIFGGQPRTQAQTPAPRISAQNAGENAGAIVANDAGAYRTVNMGFGLEGLTPQSRALLMKTSFDWLMR, encoded by the coding sequence ATGACCAAGACCAAGGCCACTTTGCTGCTTGGCGCCGCCCTGACGCTGGGCAGCGCCAGCCTCGCCGAGGCTGGAACGCTCTCGCCCACGCTGCTGCAGCGGGCGCAGCGCGGCGACCAGACGCCCACGGGCGTGATCGTGCGCTTCAAGTTCAGCAACACCGACCGGGGCCGGGCGCTGTTCAAGAGTTCGCGCCAGCAGCTTCAGGCGCGGCTCGCGCAGCTTGGCCCCGCCGCCGGGTTCATCAACCAGGCCGTGAACTCGGGCCGGGTCACCCAGCTGTGGCTCGACCAGAGCATCTTCCTGCCGCTGACCCCAGTGCAGGCGCGGGCGCTCGCGGCACTGCCCTTCGTGGACGCGGTGTTCGAGAACTTCAAGGTGCAGATTCCCCGCGCGGCGGCCCTCAGCGCGGCCTCGGCGCCGACCGGGACCCCGTGGCACCTCCAGAGCATCGGGGCGCCCCAGGCGTGGGCCTCGGGCTTCCGGGGGCAGAACATCCGGGTAGGGCACCTCGACAGCGGTATTGACCCCAACCACCCCGAGTACGCGGGCCGTATCGCCGCCTTCGCCGAGTTCAACGCAGAAGGCGACCGCATCGGCAGCACCCCGCGCGACACCACCAACCACGGCACCCACACCGCCGGGTTGATCGCGGGCAAGACGGTGGGCGTGGCCCCCGAAGCCCGGCTGATCAGTGCCTTGGTCCTCCCCAACAACGAGGGCACCTTCGCGCAGGTGATCGCGGGGATGCAGTATGTGCTCGACCCCGACAACAACGCCGACACCAACGACGGCGCCCAGGTCGTGAACATGAGCCTGGGGATTCCCGGCACATACGACGAGTTCATCGTGCCGGTGCAGAACATGCTCAAGGCGGGCGTGGCGCCCGTGTTCGCCATCGGCAACTTTGGCCCGACCGCAGGCAGCACGGGCAGCCCTGGCAACATCCCCGACGCCATCGGGGTCGGGGCTGTGGACCAGAACGGGCAGGTCGCGTCTTTCAGCAGCCGGGGTCCGGTTGCGTGGCAGGGACAGATCAACGGCGTTTTTGTGAAGCCCGACATCGCTGCTCCCGGCGTGGCAATCACCAGCTCCTTCCCCAACGGGCAGTACGGAGCGCTGAGCGGTAGCTCTCAGGCCAGCCCCATCGCGGCGGGCGCCGTCGCGCTGATGCTCTCGGCCAAGCCGGGCACGGGCGTGGACGCGATCAAGAACGCGCTGTACACCTCCGCCAGCAACGCAGGCAGCAAGAACAACAACGTCGGCTACGGGCTGATCAGCGTGCCCGGAGCGCTGGGCAAGCTGGGCGTAACGGCGGGCACTCCGGCCCCGGCCCCGACGCCCGCGCCGACCCCGGCGCCCACTCCGGCACCGACCCCCACGCCGACCCCGGCCCCGACGCCCGCTCCCACTCCGGCGCCGACTCCCGCCCCTACGCCGACTCCGGCACCCACCCCGGCCCCCGCTCCGGCCAACCCCACGGGACCGGCAGGCTTCGACCTGTGTGCGGTGGAAGGCGGGTTCTGCGACTTCAAGGGCCAGCGCGAGGCGGCCTTCGGGACGGCCGGGCGCTACCTGACAGGCATCGGCACCGACGGCTTCAACTGCACGGTGGCCGAGTGGGGCAGTGACCCCGCTCCCGGCGTCCGCAAGGGCTGCTTTATCAAGCCCGTCGCGGCTCAGCCGGCTCCGGCTCCCGCTCCCGCGCCCACCCCGGCCCCCACGCCCACGCCGCCTGCGGGCAGCACCAAGCCCCGCGTCCTGCTTGTGGACGACGACATGGGTCAGGGCGCCGACGTGACGGCCGCGCTGCGCGACGCGATCCGGGCCAACGCGGCAGCGGGCGGCGCCTTCGTGTGGAACACCCAGACCCAGGGCGCGGTGCCCCTTTCTGAGATGCAGCGGGTGGACGTGGTGCTGTGGGCGACGGGCGAGCAGTACCAGAACACCCTGACCGCGCAGGACCAGAACACGCTGCGCCAGTACCTCGCGGGTGGGGGCCGCCTCCTCGTGACCGGGCAGGACGTGGGCTACGACATCGGGGGCAGCGCCTTCTACACGGGCACCCTCAAGACCCGTTTCGTGGCAGATAGCTCGGGCAACCCCCGCTTCGTGACGCGCGGCGCCTTTGGCAACACGGCCTTCACCCTGAACGCGGCGGGCAGCGCGGGCAACCAGTACTACCCCGACGTGATTGCGGACCTCAGCGGCTCACAGGTCGTCGCCTCGTGGGGGAGCGCGAACGCCACGGCGGGCACCATCACCGCCCAGAGCATCCGGGTGGATCCCAACACCACCCGTGCCGGGCAGAAGGTGCAGGACCCGCGCGGGCTGGTCGAGCGCCTCGCGGCGAATCTGATCGGCGGCCTCCTGAACCAGATCTTCGGCGGGCAGCCCCGGACCCAGGCCCAGACCCCCGCGCCGCGCATCTCGGCCCAGAACGCGGGCGAGAATGCCGGAGCCATCGTCGCCAACGATGCGGGCGCTTACCGCACCGTCAACATGGGCTTCGGACTGGAGGGCCTGACGCCCCAGAGCCGCGCCCTGCTGATGAAGACGAGCTTCGACTGGCTGATGCGCTGA